A section of the Bacteroidota bacterium genome encodes:
- a CDS encoding sigma-70 family RNA polymerase sigma factor, with translation MKALSKKTDHELIQLFTEGNSDALEALVLRHKEKLYTSILFLVKDKYLAEDIFQDVFIRIIDTMRGGRYTEEGKFLPWAMRIAHNLCVDHFRKVKRTPTIRNSENNDIFDVIKFSDECAETKMTRQQSHDRVRTMLDQLPEDQREVIVLRHFADLSFKEIAAMTDCSINTALGRMRYGLINLRKMMIQKQIAL, from the coding sequence ATGAAAGCACTATCCAAAAAAACGGATCACGAACTGATCCAACTTTTCACCGAGGGGAATTCTGATGCATTAGAAGCATTGGTATTACGTCATAAAGAGAAGTTATATACTTCAATTTTGTTCCTTGTAAAAGACAAATACCTTGCCGAAGACATTTTCCAGGATGTTTTTATCCGCATTATTGATACCATGCGTGGTGGCCGCTACACCGAAGAAGGAAAATTTCTTCCATGGGCTATGCGAATAGCACATAATTTATGCGTGGATCATTTCCGTAAAGTAAAACGTACGCCTACTATCCGTAACAGCGAGAACAATGACATTTTTGATGTAATAAAATTCAGTGATGAATGTGCGGAGACAAAAATGACCCGCCAGCAAAGTCATGACCGTGTTAGAACGATGCTTGATCAATTACCCGAAGATCAACGTGAAGTAATAGTGTTACGTCACTTTGCCGATTTAAGTTTTAAAGAAATAGCAGCAATGACTGATTGTAGCATTAATACGGCACTCGGTCGTATGCGTTATGGTTTGATCAACCTGCGCAAAATGATGATA